CCGGGAGATTGCCGAGAAGAATAACCTCGAATGGGTCACTCCGGGACATCCTCTTTTTGAGGCCCTCAGAAGGCACGACCTGAATCTGGCGCAGGAACATCTCGGGAAAGGGGCCTGTTTCTATTCCCTTCAGCATGAGTCTCCCGCCCGGCTGGATTTTTACCGAGCTCGGGTGGTGGACGGCCTTGGCCAAGTGATTCACGAACGCCTCTTTGCAGTGGAAATTGGAGACAATGGTAAATCCCAAATCCAGGACCCCGGCATACTCGGGAATTTCATGCCAACGGATGCCCCACAAAATCCTCCTCCCGTCGCGGTTTCCTCCGAGGCCACCGCATGGCTTAACGAGCATGCGCTCACGCCTTTTCTGGAAGAGGTTCGCGCTGAACGAATTCATGAGATTGAAAACATTGCCGAGCACATAGAGTTTTCCCTGACGGAGCTTTTACAAAAAGCAGACGAAGAGATTGGCCGGGCAGCCTCGGAAGTTGAACAGAAAGTTACCGGAGCGGAGGGGCGCCTGGCCCAGGCTGAAGCACGACATGCCGAACTTCTCGCCCGGCGGGAGAGGCGGCGCCAGGAACTGGGACGCCAAAAGGCCCTCTCGCTTCAAGGAGTAGAGCGAATCACCAGCGTTCTGATTCTGCCCCATCCGGAACGGGAAACACCCGAAATGCGCCGCCTCCGTCCGGATTTAGAGACCGAGGCGGTTGCCATGCGGATAGTCATAGAACATGAGGCTGCCCAAGGCCGCCAGGTTTATGACGTCCATGAGAAGAATCTTGGCTATGATATCACCAGCCTGGATCTGAACTCCGGGGAGCTGCGGCTTATTGAAATCAAAGGGATTGGGGGGGATTCCGGGACGGTCCTGCTGACTCCGAATGAGCGGCGGGTTGCAGAGGACAGGCGAGATTGCTACTGGCTCTATATCGTCACTAACTGCAAGGAGGAACCGAAGCTACAGGATCCGGTTAAAGACCCCGCCCGCCTCAAATGGCACGAAGTGAAGAAAGTTGACCATTATTATCTGTCAGTAGATGCTGTGACTCAACCTATGCAGATACGGGAAGATTTGACAGACTTCAAAGGCCGGGAGGAATGATAACGAATCGAATGGCTGAAAGAGTGAAAAATAGGAAAGCGGAAATGGAAAAGAATGTCGCCGTAATTCCTGTTGAGCGGATCGAGCGATTAATCTTCCTAATTCGTGGCCAGAGGGTGATGCTCGATCGTCATTTAGCCGTTCTTTATGGTGTGTCCACCAAAGTTCTAAACCAGGCGGTCAAGCGAAATAAAGGCAGGTTTCCGGAAGACTTTATGTTTCAATTGACCACCCAAGAAGCAAGAATTTGGTGGGCCGATGTTATGGCACCCCGTTTAAGGT
This genomic window from Deltaproteobacteria bacterium contains:
- a CDS encoding DUF3883 domain-containing protein, which translates into the protein REIAEKNNLEWVTPGHPLFEALRRHDLNLAQEHLGKGACFYSLQHESPARLDFYRARVVDGLGQVIHERLFAVEIGDNGKSQIQDPGILGNFMPTDAPQNPPPVAVSSEATAWLNEHALTPFLEEVRAERIHEIENIAEHIEFSLTELLQKADEEIGRAASEVEQKVTGAEGRLAQAEARHAELLARRERRRQELGRQKALSLQGVERITSVLILPHPERETPEMRRLRPDLETEAVAMRIVIEHEAAQGRQVYDVHEKNLGYDITSLDLNSGELRLIEIKGIGGDSGTVLLTPNERRVAEDRRDCYWLYIVTNCKEEPKLQDPVKDPARLKWHEVKKVDHYYLSVDAVTQPMQIREDLTDFKGREE